A stretch of the Xanthocytophaga agilis genome encodes the following:
- a CDS encoding CheR family methyltransferase, whose product MEAWKIARLTEKEFDKLSHFIFGQYGIRMNPLKKPMLESRLQKRLQALGMSSYHQYCNYLFSSQGQANELIPLVNVVTTNKTDFFRESAHFDFLTQYFLPQVCPYVSSQQPLRIWSAGCSSGEEPYTMAMVMHEFARRCPSALHYSILGTDLSPRVLELATTAVYTPEQVAPIPMQLQQRYFLRSKDPKKPVTYRIVPELRETVSFRQLNFMNSTYDIPGHCDIVFCRNVLIYFDKPTQEKVIARLCAKLREGGLLLLGHSESTSGMNLPLEQIQPAIYRKI is encoded by the coding sequence ATGGAAGCATGGAAGATTGCCAGACTAACCGAAAAAGAATTTGACAAGTTAAGTCATTTTATCTTTGGTCAGTACGGAATTAGAATGAATCCTTTAAAGAAACCTATGCTGGAAAGCCGACTGCAAAAGCGGTTACAGGCGTTGGGTATGTCCTCTTACCATCAGTATTGTAACTATCTGTTTAGTTCGCAGGGACAAGCGAATGAGCTTATCCCGCTTGTTAATGTAGTCACTACCAATAAAACCGATTTCTTTCGGGAGTCTGCCCATTTTGATTTTCTAACCCAGTATTTTCTGCCACAGGTATGTCCTTATGTATCCAGTCAGCAACCTTTACGAATCTGGAGTGCGGGTTGCTCTTCCGGTGAAGAGCCTTATACTATGGCGATGGTGATGCATGAGTTTGCCAGGCGCTGTCCTTCTGCCTTGCATTATTCTATTCTGGGAACGGATTTATCCCCACGGGTACTCGAACTGGCAACAACTGCTGTCTATACGCCTGAACAGGTTGCACCTATTCCCATGCAGCTGCAACAGCGATATTTTCTACGCAGTAAAGATCCTAAAAAGCCTGTCACTTACCGGATTGTACCTGAATTACGAGAGACGGTAAGCTTCCGGCAACTGAACTTCATGAACAGTACCTATGACATACCCGGACATTGTGATATTGTGTTTTGTCGCAATGTGCTGATCTACTTTGACAAGCCTACCCAGGAAAAGGTGATTGCACGTTTGTGTGCCAAGCTAAGAGAAGGTGGTTTGTTGTTGCTTGGCCATTCCGAATCTACGTCTGGCATGAATCTTCCGCTTGAACAGATACAACCGGCTATTTATAGAAAAATATAG
- a CDS encoding GNAT family N-acetyltransferase, producing the protein MTTVSLADIQIRTTLQPGDLGYIAYIHGDLYAKECNYGINFEAYVLDGLKEFGQQYDAAKDKVWLCEHKGRIVGCLVAQHRAQQVQLRYFIFLPEYRGIGLGKYLMQEFVRFMHEKGISHAYLWTTDEQHTATALYTRYGFVLTEEKPSESFDKPLTERRYDLTLA; encoded by the coding sequence ATGACAACAGTTTCATTAGCAGACATCCAGATCCGGACCACCTTACAGCCCGGAGATCTGGGATATATAGCGTATATACATGGAGATTTGTACGCAAAGGAATGTAACTATGGGATAAACTTTGAAGCATATGTACTGGATGGATTGAAAGAGTTCGGTCAGCAATATGATGCTGCTAAGGATAAGGTCTGGCTTTGCGAACACAAAGGTAGAATAGTGGGTTGCCTGGTAGCACAGCATCGTGCACAACAGGTACAATTACGGTATTTTATCTTCCTTCCTGAGTATAGAGGTATCGGTCTGGGTAAATACCTCATGCAGGAGTTTGTACGTTTTATGCACGAAAAAGGAATATCCCATGCGTATTTATGGACGACAGATGAGCAACATACTGCTACTGCATTGTATACCCGCTATGGATTTGTTCTGACAGAAGAAAAACCGTCTGAAAGCTTTGACAAACCGCTTACAGAGCGGCGTTATGACCTGACACTTGCCTGA
- a CDS encoding MarR family winged helix-turn-helix transcriptional regulator: MKDKQHIIDDIRAFNRYYTGLLGLLNNHLLDSDYSLAEARILYEIHSLQPVSASQIMSNIVIDKGYLSRVLKQFEKSGLISKQVSSEDARITLVSLTATGQTLFNKLNASSEEQIATLLNKLTGKEQQQLVGHMQAIRTLLSD; this comes from the coding sequence ATGAAAGATAAACAACATATCATAGACGATATCAGAGCCTTTAACCGCTACTATACCGGGCTGCTTGGCCTGCTGAATAACCACTTGCTGGACAGTGACTATTCACTGGCGGAAGCACGTATCCTGTATGAGATTCATAGTCTTCAACCTGTTAGCGCCTCTCAGATTATGTCTAATATAGTGATTGATAAAGGATACTTGAGTAGGGTATTGAAGCAGTTCGAGAAAAGTGGCCTTATTTCAAAGCAGGTATCCAGTGAAGATGCCCGCATCACCCTGGTCTCACTGACAGCTACAGGCCAAACACTCTTTAACAAACTTAATGCTTCATCCGAAGAGCAGATTGCAACACTCCTCAACAAACTTACCGGCAAAGAGCAGCAACAACTGGTAGGGCACATGCAGGCTATCCGGACGTTACTGAGCGATTGA
- a CDS encoding N-acetylmuramoyl-L-alanine amidase, producing MHFQYLIIHCTATPAGRWVSPEDVKRWHTAPNPYGNGWKQVGYSDLILLDGSRHQFIKHNNDQIIDSFEITNGVTGINSISRHLCYVGGLDKTLKPEDTRTLQQIETMLAIIHEVLTYAPHVKIAGHNQFANKACPSFFVPTWLKQAGIPEHNIEWRGSVPANNHVTQ from the coding sequence ATGCACTTTCAATACCTGATCATTCACTGTACCGCCACTCCTGCCGGACGCTGGGTTTCGCCAGAAGACGTCAAACGTTGGCACACTGCACCCAACCCCTACGGCAACGGCTGGAAACAAGTCGGCTACTCTGACCTGATCCTGCTTGATGGCTCCCGTCACCAGTTCATTAAACACAACAATGATCAGATTATAGACTCGTTCGAGATCACCAATGGTGTAACAGGCATCAACTCTATCTCCCGCCATCTATGCTATGTAGGCGGTCTGGACAAAACTTTAAAACCGGAAGACACACGTACCCTTCAGCAAATCGAAACGATGTTAGCCATTATTCATGAGGTGCTTACCTACGCCCCTCATGTAAAAATTGCCGGACATAACCAATTTGCCAACAAAGCCTGTCCCAGCTTCTTTGTCCCAACCTGGCTCAAACAGGCAGGCATTCCCGAACACAACATTGAATGGAGAGGCTCAGTACCAGCTAATAATCATGTAACACAGTAA
- a CDS encoding helix-turn-helix domain-containing protein, whose amino-acid sequence MSLQHIGQRIYHLRVEILQIPQWEFAQRTGTAQGNLSSLEKGRSLPSCFFLWSLQTTFHTDLNWLITGEGEPIRPSGNKRKNTLQTTENQP is encoded by the coding sequence ATGAGTTTACAACATATCGGCCAACGTATTTATCATTTACGGGTAGAAATCCTGCAAATACCCCAATGGGAGTTTGCTCAACGTACCGGAACGGCACAAGGCAATCTGTCCTCGCTGGAAAAGGGACGTTCGCTGCCCTCCTGCTTTTTCCTGTGGTCGCTACAAACCACTTTTCACACAGATCTGAACTGGTTGATCACCGGAGAAGGCGAACCCATTCGCCCTTCTGGCAACAAACGCAAAAACACACTACAAACCACTGAAAACCAACCATAA
- a CDS encoding AAA family ATPase, giving the protein MQDEFSRRVSQFRNEQMQQFSGQINGQFNSKNEFRNEFTHSTAAVKQSIEITLAYQVRNTKPALSIGESKLINKGEFVTVIGAPGSGKSNLIEDLMAGFICHVTNTPYPHSLVDFHYPAATADSRGLFIDFERPLDDVACSLGRTLKRVSINESLIRNNRFRNVEVRSMLELETAEQKRSEIRLLLTESLKQGAPFDYLILDGCLDLTTDMNDSKDAVLVVRWIRKLASEFNLAIICTLHPNKNTTTAAGHFGSFLHRYSRAFLLLQMMEQADGMRQLTSDFDMGKLSHSHLPVEQYFKWDARHHFFVSAAQPQVSKNGNTIKLKEVIHQVFTRQMSTQIPSADFKRLLLEVSAQNESKVKRLISEAVEFGYIRLEGERNTGMYYLTSSTD; this is encoded by the coding sequence ATGCAAGACGAATTTTCACGCCGGGTATCTCAATTTCGTAATGAACAAATGCAACAGTTTTCTGGGCAGATAAACGGACAATTTAACAGCAAAAATGAATTCAGAAACGAATTTACACATTCTACCGCTGCTGTTAAACAAAGTATTGAGATAACCTTAGCCTATCAGGTACGCAACACCAAACCTGCACTAAGCATCGGAGAAAGCAAGCTGATAAACAAAGGCGAGTTTGTTACTGTAATTGGCGCTCCTGGCTCAGGAAAATCCAATTTGATTGAAGATCTAATGGCAGGCTTTATCTGCCATGTGACGAACACTCCCTATCCGCACAGTCTGGTAGATTTTCATTATCCGGCAGCTACCGCTGACAGTCGCGGATTATTCATCGATTTTGAACGCCCATTAGATGATGTGGCCTGTTCACTGGGACGAACGCTCAAAAGGGTTTCTATCAATGAGTCGTTAATCCGCAATAACCGTTTTCGCAATGTAGAGGTACGCTCCATGCTTGAACTGGAAACCGCTGAGCAAAAACGCAGTGAGATACGGCTTCTACTGACAGAATCACTTAAACAGGGAGCACCCTTTGACTACCTGATACTGGATGGTTGCCTGGATCTGACCACCGACATGAATGACTCAAAGGATGCGGTTCTGGTGGTTCGATGGATCAGAAAACTGGCCTCAGAATTTAATCTGGCTATCATCTGTACACTTCATCCCAACAAAAACACCACCACAGCAGCAGGTCATTTTGGCTCGTTTCTGCATCGGTATAGCCGGGCGTTCTTACTGCTTCAGATGATGGAGCAGGCCGATGGCATGCGTCAACTGACTTCTGACTTTGATATGGGCAAACTATCCCATAGTCATTTGCCAGTAGAGCAATATTTCAAGTGGGATGCCAGACATCACTTTTTCGTGTCCGCAGCACAACCTCAGGTTTCTAAAAACGGAAATACCATCAAGCTAAAAGAAGTAATTCATCAGGTATTTACCCGCCAGATGAGTACCCAGATTCCCTCAGCTGACTTTAAGCGACTGTTACTGGAAGTGTCTGCTCAGAATGAAAGTAAGGTAAAGCGCCTGATTAGCGAAGCAGTTGAATTTGGCTATATCCGCCTGGAAGGTGAACGTAACACAGGCATGTATTACTTAACCAGTTCTACTGACTGA
- a CDS encoding DEAD/DEAH box helicase — MQQTDNLTHATSVNGEALPLPASELPKNKQAFSLRDYQESSITELTRRHQSGASRLILCLPTGAGKTVTFAEMTRRTLETTPEARVLILVDRMELLHQAAATLERSGLQAGIVDASSKQMPTTQVIVAMAETYYRRVQKGWSLPDLKLLIIDEAHKGNFRKVIQLHPDTPIVGATATPLSASKRIPLNTYFNDIVVGTQIHSLIEAGHLALPRYFAVPMEIKAGRAFDGDYKINELYADFDKPALYQGCVSNWQKHAEGKKTVIFCVNKLHTLRTTQAFLQVHDQVRYITSDTPTDERHATLQWFAHTPDAILVNCGILTTGFDEPTIECIVLNRATRSLSLYLQMCGRGSRTTATKEEFIIIDMGNNIRELGFWHEPYNWESIFRNGYAAVLQHAPVKSCPECQSIVALSTQTCPYCQHTFKRKLVNGTYVYEVETQEIVVDWTYLMQKEWHTMNVIELIMRASMGDPKNKRKQYPVQWIISCILKRENPRPMLEEFARLRGYQSHWVDYTLKAAGISTRKTAPKGGKR, encoded by the coding sequence ATGCAACAAACGGATAATTTGACTCACGCCACTAGCGTGAATGGCGAAGCTTTGCCCTTACCAGCCAGTGAGTTGCCTAAAAACAAGCAAGCTTTCTCCTTACGGGATTATCAGGAAAGTAGTATTACAGAACTGACCAGACGGCACCAATCCGGTGCCAGTCGTCTGATCTTGTGCCTGCCTACGGGAGCCGGTAAGACGGTCACCTTTGCGGAGATGACACGGCGTACGTTAGAGACAACACCTGAGGCACGTGTATTGATCCTGGTGGATCGCATGGAACTATTGCATCAGGCGGCAGCTACATTGGAACGATCCGGATTGCAGGCTGGTATAGTAGATGCCAGCAGCAAACAGATGCCAACTACACAGGTAATAGTGGCAATGGCAGAGACCTATTACCGGAGAGTACAGAAAGGCTGGTCATTACCGGATCTTAAGCTACTCATTATAGACGAAGCGCACAAAGGTAATTTCCGGAAAGTAATCCAGCTGCATCCGGATACGCCTATTGTAGGCGCTACGGCTACTCCCCTGTCTGCCAGTAAGCGAATTCCCTTAAACACCTACTTTAATGACATTGTAGTCGGAACTCAGATTCATAGCCTGATCGAAGCAGGACATCTGGCGTTGCCACGTTATTTTGCTGTCCCTATGGAGATTAAAGCGGGTAGAGCGTTTGATGGGGACTATAAAATCAATGAACTCTATGCCGACTTTGACAAACCGGCCCTGTATCAGGGGTGTGTTTCCAACTGGCAAAAGCATGCGGAAGGTAAAAAGACGGTGATCTTTTGTGTGAACAAGCTACATACACTGCGCACTACCCAAGCCTTCCTGCAAGTACATGACCAGGTCAGATACATCACTTCAGACACCCCGACTGATGAACGTCACGCAACACTGCAGTGGTTTGCTCATACGCCTGATGCCATTCTGGTGAACTGTGGTATTCTGACTACGGGCTTTGATGAGCCAACGATAGAGTGTATTGTCTTAAACCGGGCTACCCGTTCATTGTCTCTCTATCTGCAAATGTGTGGACGCGGATCACGTACGACAGCCACCAAGGAGGAGTTTATCATTATAGACATGGGTAACAATATCAGAGAGTTAGGCTTTTGGCATGAACCCTATAACTGGGAATCTATTTTCCGCAATGGTTATGCAGCAGTGCTTCAGCATGCACCTGTCAAGTCGTGTCCGGAGTGTCAGTCTATTGTAGCGCTGAGCACGCAAACCTGTCCCTATTGCCAGCATACCTTTAAGCGCAAATTAGTGAATGGAACGTATGTGTATGAGGTAGAAACACAGGAAATTGTGGTAGACTGGACCTATCTGATGCAGAAAGAATGGCATACAATGAATGTCATCGAACTGATTATGCGGGCATCAATGGGTGATCCGAAAAATAAACGCAAACAATACCCTGTCCAGTGGATTATCAGCTGTATCCTCAAGCGGGAAAATCCCCGTCCGATGCTCGAAGAGTTTGCCCGACTGCGTGGCTACCAATCGCACTGGGTAGATTATACGCTGAAAGCGGCAGGTATCTCTACCCGAAAAACAGCCCCGAAAGGAGGCAAACGATGA
- a CDS encoding helix-turn-helix domain-containing protein, protein MHTSYKEVISCLSRIEILLSDIRPNLSQVSDLLQDNERLGGIELAMEITGLAKSTIYHLAADGLIPFMKQRKKLYFSSRDLYQWIKDGKHKTLQEMEEEIQRHLSQTHQSQTSNLLATSTR, encoded by the coding sequence ATGCACACTTCCTACAAAGAAGTTATCAGCTGTTTATCACGCATTGAAATCCTATTGTCTGACATCAGACCCAATCTCTCACAAGTATCCGACCTATTACAGGACAATGAACGCCTGGGCGGAATAGAGCTGGCTATGGAAATTACAGGCCTGGCTAAATCGACCATTTATCATCTGGCTGCCGATGGACTCATCCCTTTTATGAAGCAGCGCAAAAAGCTCTACTTCAGCTCCCGTGACCTTTACCAATGGATCAAGGATGGCAAGCACAAAACCCTTCAGGAAATGGAGGAAGAAATCCAACGCCATCTGTCGCAAACTCATCAGTCGCAAACTTCTAATCTGCTAGCTACCTCAACCCGCTAA
- a CDS encoding SUKH-4 family immunity protein — translation MQNANIIKFDRHCLDLFELSEDETNFLMHCGLQDRPDLFISFYDSCTQWHYRFFEEESYIAIGESDSGAYYCIQVETREIWRLPDADNQEIKQYLNADLMCMNLSFQALDTFYESIASNRKSDIELLINELHKIDPKAIQEELSLWNIFTWEWKIEFW, via the coding sequence ATGCAAAACGCCAATATAATAAAGTTTGATCGTCATTGCCTGGATTTATTTGAACTTTCAGAGGATGAAACCAATTTTCTTATGCACTGTGGTTTACAAGATCGTCCTGATTTATTTATTAGCTTTTATGACTCTTGTACCCAATGGCATTATCGTTTCTTTGAGGAAGAATCCTATATTGCTATAGGAGAAAGTGATAGTGGCGCCTATTATTGTATTCAAGTTGAAACCCGCGAAATATGGCGACTTCCTGATGCAGATAATCAGGAGATCAAACAATATCTTAATGCTGATTTGATGTGCATGAATTTATCTTTTCAGGCTTTGGATACATTCTATGAATCAATAGCCTCAAATCGTAAAAGTGACATAGAGTTATTGATAAACGAACTTCACAAAATAGATCCCAAAGCCATTCAAGAAGAACTGAGTTTGTGGAATATTTTTACTTGGGAGTGGAAAATAGAATTCTGGTAA
- a CDS encoding DUF5694 domain-containing protein produces the protein MLSVKLYIGYWLIALILIAILPAQAQQPKTDILLLGSDHLAQIYKKDNPNTDVLTPSRQKELAEVIRTINAYHPDLILVERLPEEQTELDSLYTLYQQNKLDIADMDGGRGEIYQLAFPLAKKANLKKIYGVNAPGGTSQSILDNGEHIDLYKQATTDLRKVVGEKYTALGNNSLSLKDYMIFLNKPECYNLIYRLRYMVPARVTNGKFKNPDAMVDTAFVNPKYIGAELISVFKNRDYKIYSNIVTTQMQTHAKRILVIIGVAHIGSLKSIFRDDIEYTLVDADKYLK, from the coding sequence ATGCTCTCTGTAAAACTGTACATAGGCTATTGGCTGATCGCATTAATACTGATTGCCATTTTACCTGCTCAGGCACAACAACCCAAAACAGATATTTTACTGCTTGGATCAGATCACCTGGCGCAGATTTATAAAAAAGACAATCCCAATACTGATGTTTTGACTCCTTCCAGACAAAAAGAACTGGCTGAAGTGATTCGCACAATCAATGCTTATCACCCTGACCTGATTCTGGTAGAACGGTTGCCGGAAGAGCAGACCGAACTCGACAGCCTGTATACCTTGTATCAGCAAAACAAACTGGATATTGCAGATATGGACGGTGGGAGAGGTGAGATATATCAGCTGGCTTTTCCATTAGCCAAAAAAGCCAATCTCAAAAAAATATACGGTGTCAATGCTCCCGGTGGTACTTCACAGAGTATACTGGATAATGGAGAGCACATTGATCTGTACAAACAGGCTACTACTGATCTGAGAAAAGTTGTCGGAGAAAAATATACGGCCCTGGGCAACAATAGCCTTTCGCTGAAAGACTATATGATTTTTCTGAATAAGCCGGAATGCTATAATTTGATTTACAGATTACGCTATATGGTGCCTGCACGGGTTACAAACGGGAAGTTTAAAAATCCGGATGCAATGGTAGATACCGCTTTTGTAAATCCTAAATATATCGGTGCTGAATTGATTTCTGTATTTAAAAACAGAGATTATAAGATCTATTCCAATATTGTAACTACTCAGATGCAAACCCATGCCAAACGGATTCTGGTGATCATAGGAGTAGCCCATATAGGATCACTGAAAAGCATTTTCCGGGATGATATAGAGTATACTCTGGTAGACGCCGATAAATACCTGAAATAA
- a CDS encoding phosphatase PAP2 family protein, protein MKKIVGVSLLMYACVGMIQASGQSLELKDTVYQEESVSGVNSRISLNQTSELLTTREYSLSDNYSLKDTPSRWLLQSEPAQKTESTSPYVIHPVREVGFLTSSVVLAGAALVAKNNAGAITANKLASLQRESIWTVDRGATYHYSSSAHAASNVLLYSSVMSPWLYLAGEKTRKDFGKISLMHAETFMICWGITGLTKAMVFRPRPYVYNPHVSNEVKLTQAGRESFFSGHVAMTAAMSFFTASTFSRYYPDSKWKPLVWSYAIVWPAATGYYRYTAGKHFVSDIVIGYAIGAATGLLVPKLHEKIAGRRKKTIPSSNPVLSKVAWQHTSE, encoded by the coding sequence ATGAAAAAAATAGTTGGAGTGAGCCTGCTGATGTATGCATGCGTAGGAATGATTCAAGCCAGTGGACAATCCTTGGAGCTAAAAGATACCGTATACCAGGAAGAGTCTGTATCTGGTGTCAACTCCAGGATAAGCCTGAATCAGACTTCAGAACTTTTAACAACGAGAGAATATTCGTTATCGGACAACTATTCGTTAAAAGACACTCCTTCCAGATGGTTGCTCCAGTCAGAGCCTGCTCAAAAAACAGAATCAACATCTCCGTATGTGATTCATCCGGTGCGTGAAGTAGGCTTTCTTACCAGTTCGGTTGTACTGGCCGGGGCGGCTTTGGTTGCAAAGAATAATGCAGGAGCTATTACAGCTAATAAATTGGCTTCTTTGCAGAGAGAGTCTATCTGGACTGTTGACAGAGGGGCTACCTATCATTATTCTTCATCGGCTCATGCAGCCAGTAATGTGCTTTTATATTCATCCGTAATGTCGCCCTGGCTGTATCTGGCAGGCGAGAAAACGCGTAAAGATTTTGGCAAGATTTCGCTGATGCATGCAGAAACCTTTATGATTTGCTGGGGTATTACCGGACTAACAAAGGCAATGGTATTTCGTCCTCGTCCTTATGTATATAACCCACATGTATCCAATGAAGTAAAGCTGACACAGGCAGGACGGGAAAGCTTCTTTTCCGGACACGTAGCCATGACAGCTGCTATGTCGTTTTTTACAGCCAGTACTTTTTCGCGCTATTATCCCGATTCCAAATGGAAGCCGCTGGTATGGTCATATGCTATTGTGTGGCCTGCTGCTACTGGCTATTATCGGTATACAGCCGGAAAACATTTCGTCTCTGATATTGTAATTGGTTATGCGATCGGAGCAGCTACAGGATTGCTGGTGCCAAAACTCCATGAGAAAATAGCAGGCAGGAGAAAGAAGACAATCCCTTCTTCAAATCCTGTATTGTCTAAAGTTGCCTGGCAGCATACATCAGAGTAG
- a CDS encoding IPT/TIG domain-containing protein, protein MIFNYSKTRFDLLRFGIAMGLAAFAMTGCKDDEAPAIQVTSFSPASAFVGDTITITGNNFNTNIEKNVIAFGNRAAEIVSISATEMKVIVPKEAFSSKISLNMDGKATTTATDFTLMKMYFAGYDNNASKYWISSPITTASTALSNGTIRDYSAAMSVSDGNVYIAGRQSYNGVLVAKYWKNGTAKNLSDSVYNTYATSVVASNGNVYVAGYGYEAGKSALVAKYWKNDTTVVKLTNGDYHNYTTGIASVNGDVYVAGYGYEAGKDEYVAKYWKNGQQMNLTDGSMEARTTGIFVVNGDVYVTGYVYNASGNEIATFWKNGVEAPLSTVSSAATALAVVGSDVYVAGYEYKNSIPVATYWKNGTAQNLEHGTSGSYAKGIYVLNNHVYVLGHDYNAGDLGVVRYWKDGKAVDLTDGKTSATVAYGIVAP, encoded by the coding sequence ATGATTTTCAATTACAGCAAAACCAGATTTGATTTACTTCGCTTCGGTATAGCCATGGGTCTAGCCGCTTTTGCCATGACAGGTTGTAAAGATGATGAAGCACCAGCTATTCAGGTAACATCCTTTAGTCCAGCCAGTGCTTTTGTAGGTGATACCATTACCATTACAGGTAATAATTTCAATACAAACATTGAGAAAAACGTTATCGCATTTGGCAACCGTGCTGCAGAAATTGTAAGCATCAGTGCTACCGAAATGAAGGTGATTGTACCGAAAGAGGCATTCTCCAGCAAAATCAGTCTGAACATGGATGGTAAAGCTACTACTACAGCAACAGATTTTACTTTGATGAAGATGTATTTTGCCGGATACGATAACAATGCTTCCAAGTATTGGATATCTTCTCCCATTACTACTGCATCTACTGCATTAAGCAATGGAACTATACGTGATTATTCTGCTGCTATGAGCGTGTCAGATGGTAATGTGTATATTGCCGGACGTCAGTCTTATAATGGAGTGCTTGTTGCGAAGTACTGGAAAAATGGTACAGCCAAAAACCTATCAGACAGTGTATATAACACATATGCCACATCTGTAGTTGCTAGCAATGGTAATGTATATGTAGCTGGCTATGGATACGAAGCAGGCAAAAGTGCTCTTGTAGCTAAATATTGGAAAAACGATACCACAGTAGTAAAACTAACCAATGGAGACTATCACAATTATACTACTGGTATTGCTTCAGTAAATGGCGATGTATATGTAGCTGGTTATGGATACGAAGCAGGTAAAGATGAATATGTAGCTAAATACTGGAAAAATGGCCAGCAGATGAATCTGACAGATGGGTCTATGGAAGCCAGAACAACAGGTATATTTGTGGTAAACGGGGATGTGTATGTGACAGGGTATGTATATAATGCAAGTGGAAATGAAATTGCTACTTTTTGGAAAAATGGAGTGGAAGCGCCTCTTTCTACAGTTAGTTCAGCAGCAACAGCTCTTGCTGTGGTTGGATCTGATGTGTATGTGGCAGGGTATGAATACAAAAACAGCATTCCTGTTGCTACATACTGGAAAAACGGAACTGCTCAAAATCTTGAGCATGGTACTAGTGGTAGCTATGCAAAAGGAATCTATGTGTTAAACAACCATGTATATGTATTAGGACATGATTATAATGCTGGTGACCTTGGTGTAGTCAGATACTGGAAAGACGGCAAAGCTGTTGATCTTACAGATGGTAAAACTTCAGCAACGGTAGCATACGGTATTGTTGCCCCTTAA
- a CDS encoding pirin family protein, with amino-acid sequence MKTKLIPAGERGLKKLDWLQSNFVFSFSSYYNPERSGFGLLRVFNDDYVTPGNGFGLHGHTNMEIISVMLAGKMNHKDSMGYSEVVEKDWVQIMSGGSGLRHEEYNEGEEEVNFLQIWIEPKLQNISPRYQRRYFPEEKRKNQLTTIVSNEEGQAHCWINQNAKLSLGYFDAGKNIDYTFNPLNKCLFVYAISGNLTIGDQTLNEKDSLEIWDTNSISIQTNIESRFLIIEVPVNH; translated from the coding sequence ATGAAAACGAAACTTATCCCTGCTGGTGAACGTGGCCTCAAAAAACTGGATTGGCTACAAAGCAATTTCGTATTTAGCTTTTCGAGTTATTATAATCCTGAACGCAGTGGCTTCGGTTTGTTACGGGTTTTTAACGACGACTATGTAACCCCTGGCAATGGATTTGGGCTTCATGGACATACCAACATGGAGATTATCTCAGTGATGCTGGCTGGCAAGATGAATCACAAAGACTCAATGGGATATTCGGAAGTAGTGGAAAAAGATTGGGTTCAGATTATGAGTGGAGGCAGCGGACTCCGGCACGAAGAATACAATGAAGGAGAGGAGGAAGTGAACTTCCTGCAGATATGGATTGAGCCCAAGTTGCAAAACATTTCGCCCCGTTATCAACGCAGGTATTTTCCGGAAGAAAAACGTAAAAATCAACTTACAACTATTGTCAGCAACGAAGAGGGACAGGCGCATTGCTGGATTAACCAGAATGCAAAGCTGTCACTAGGATACTTTGACGCTGGCAAAAATATAGACTATACCTTTAACCCACTGAACAAATGTTTGTTTGTGTATGCCATCAGTGGTAACCTGACGATAGGAGATCAGACACTCAATGAAAAAGATTCTTTAGAAATATGGGATACTAACAGTATCTCTATCCAAACCAACATAGAAAGTCGCTTCCTGATTATTGAAGTACCTGTGAATCACTAA